A window of the Amycolatopsis solani genome harbors these coding sequences:
- a CDS encoding TRM11 family SAM-dependent methyltransferase: MPEYAMLVYPSANRVYAASSAALLRAELAVFGAALAAELSAIDEAELGGVGYVRFTSSAPLGERDLAILSNLSSLYALFELGDGVLRPVTVTPLAKADSDLLTIQKYAGKTNELFTKLLVNVTLMATADPFSAKAKYLLDPLCGRGTTLNQAMMYGLHATGLDVDGKDFEAYEAFIKTWLRNKRVKHTAESGQLRRNKVRLGRRLDIEYALSKEDYKAGETRKLTYFQADTLTTDEVLRANSCDVIVTDAPYGVQHGSHREAGLQRSPRDLLAAAVPVWTRVLRPGGALGISWNTTVLPREELVEVLRKAGLDVREGGPWEEFAHRVDQAILRDLVVAVKPTS; encoded by the coding sequence ATGCCTGAGTACGCGATGCTGGTCTACCCGTCGGCCAACCGGGTCTACGCCGCCTCCTCCGCCGCCCTGCTGCGCGCCGAGCTGGCGGTCTTCGGCGCGGCCCTGGCGGCCGAACTGTCCGCGATCGACGAGGCCGAGCTGGGCGGCGTGGGGTACGTGCGCTTCACGAGCTCGGCCCCGCTGGGCGAGCGCGACCTGGCGATCCTGTCGAACCTGTCCTCGTTGTACGCGCTGTTCGAGCTGGGCGACGGCGTCCTCCGTCCGGTGACGGTGACACCGCTGGCGAAGGCGGACTCGGACCTGCTGACGATCCAGAAGTACGCGGGCAAGACGAACGAGCTGTTCACGAAGCTGCTGGTGAACGTGACGCTGATGGCGACGGCGGACCCGTTTTCGGCCAAGGCGAAGTACCTGCTGGACCCGCTCTGTGGTCGCGGCACGACGCTGAACCAGGCGATGATGTACGGCCTGCACGCGACCGGCCTCGACGTCGACGGCAAGGACTTCGAGGCGTACGAGGCGTTCATCAAGACGTGGCTGCGGAACAAGCGCGTGAAGCACACGGCGGAGTCCGGCCAGCTCCGCCGCAACAAGGTGCGCCTGGGACGGCGGCTCGACATCGAGTACGCGCTGTCCAAGGAGGACTACAAGGCGGGCGAAACCCGCAAGCTCACGTACTTCCAGGCCGACACGCTGACCACCGACGAGGTGCTGCGCGCGAACTCCTGCGACGTGATCGTGACCGACGCACCGTACGGCGTCCAGCACGGCAGCCACCGCGAAGCCGGCCTGCAACGCAGCCCCCGCGACCTCCTCGCGGCGGCGGTCCCGGTGTGGACGCGGGTCCTGCGCCCGGGCGGCGCGCTCGGCATCTCGTGGAACACCACGGTGTTGCCGCGCGAGGAGCTCGTCGAGGTGCTGCGGAAGGCCGGGCTCGACGTGCGGGAGGGCGGGCCGTGGGAGGAGTTCGCGCACCGGGTCGACCAGGCCATCCTGCGTGACCTGGTCGTCGCGGTGAAGCCCACGTCTTGA
- a CDS encoding DHH family phosphoesterase: protein MTPTSAQDIRAAAALLASATDVTILGHIRPDADALGSALALGRALVQRGAKVRVSFGEPDEAPETLRWLDEDGLLTHPDDLPATEPLLVCVDTPTPKRLGRLAGRVETAGAVLVIDHHATNTGYGTCHVVDETAEASAILVFRILDELGAELDEPIARGIYAGIVTDTSGFRRASPETHRMAARLLEAGVDAEAVVRRIVDERPFAWLPMLSSVLSGARLEPEAARGKGFVHAVVGVDAAGTVRAEEVESVVDVVRSVREAAVAAVLKQDLADPGQWQISLRSIGIDVSAVAAEFGGGGHRQAAGCTIPGTAEEVLAGLRAALERAPLL from the coding sequence GTGACCCCTACTTCGGCGCAGGACATCCGGGCCGCGGCGGCGTTGCTCGCCTCGGCCACCGACGTGACGATCCTCGGCCACATCCGCCCGGACGCCGACGCGCTGGGCAGCGCGCTCGCCCTCGGCCGGGCCCTCGTCCAGCGCGGTGCGAAGGTGCGCGTCTCGTTCGGCGAGCCCGACGAGGCGCCCGAGACGCTGCGGTGGCTCGACGAGGACGGGCTGCTCACTCACCCGGACGACCTCCCGGCCACCGAACCTCTGCTGGTCTGCGTCGACACGCCGACGCCGAAGCGGCTGGGCCGGCTCGCCGGGCGCGTCGAGACCGCCGGTGCCGTGCTGGTGATCGACCACCACGCCACCAACACCGGCTACGGCACCTGCCACGTCGTCGACGAGACGGCCGAGGCCAGCGCGATCCTGGTGTTCCGCATCCTGGACGAACTGGGCGCCGAATTGGACGAGCCGATCGCTCGCGGGATCTACGCCGGGATCGTCACCGACACCAGCGGGTTCCGCCGGGCGAGCCCGGAGACGCACCGGATGGCGGCGCGGCTCCTCGAGGCGGGCGTCGACGCCGAAGCCGTCGTACGGCGGATCGTCGACGAGCGCCCGTTCGCGTGGCTGCCGATGCTGTCGTCGGTGCTGAGCGGCGCCCGGCTGGAACCGGAAGCCGCGCGGGGCAAGGGTTTCGTGCACGCCGTGGTCGGCGTCGACGCGGCCGGGACGGTGCGGGCCGAGGAGGTCGAGTCGGTCGTCGACGTCGTCCGCTCGGTGCGCGAGGCCGCCGTCGCCGCGGTGCTCAAGCAGGACCTCGCCGACCCGGGGCAGTGGCAGATCTCGTTGCGCTCCATCGGGATCGACGTCTCGGCGGTCGCGGCGGAGTTCGGCGGCGGCGGGCACCGGCAGGCCGCGGGCTGCACGATCCCGGGCACCGCCGAGGAGGTCCTCGCGGGACTGCGCGCTGCACTGGAGCGGGCGCCACTCCTCTAA
- a CDS encoding methyltransferase family protein — protein sequence MIGLVRVNQVPRLLYFVIVAALGVGLVLRLLSAADPRSAVAAGFVLVHLVWIVAESRITFTPAGTSPPDPTVLPYGFSRTVVVVSGALGPLPWGGIGWWVLAPAALFLGGIALRLRAIGELGRFYTHRVLRHDGHEVVTTGPYRAVRHPAYTGMLVASAGYTAYLFTVPGAVGLVVLAGALVWRIRVEERMLFGVPGYPAFAAGRARLVPGVW from the coding sequence GTGATCGGCCTCGTGCGGGTGAACCAGGTTCCCCGGCTCCTGTACTTCGTCATCGTCGCCGCGCTCGGCGTGGGCCTCGTGCTCCGCCTGCTGTCGGCCGCCGACCCGCGGTCCGCGGTCGCCGCCGGGTTCGTGCTGGTCCACCTGGTCTGGATCGTCGCGGAATCGCGGATCACCTTCACCCCCGCCGGCACGTCGCCGCCCGACCCGACGGTGCTGCCCTACGGCTTCTCGCGCACCGTGGTCGTCGTCTCCGGCGCGCTCGGCCCGCTGCCGTGGGGCGGGATCGGCTGGTGGGTGCTGGCCCCCGCCGCCCTGTTCCTGGGCGGGATCGCGCTGCGGCTGCGGGCGATCGGCGAGCTCGGGCGGTTCTACACCCACCGCGTGCTGCGCCACGACGGCCACGAGGTCGTCACCACCGGGCCGTACCGCGCGGTCCGCCACCCGGCGTACACCGGGATGCTGGTGGCCAGCGCCGGCTACACCGCCTACCTGTTCACCGTGCCAGGCGCCGTCGGGCTGGTGGTGCTCGCCGGTGCGCTGGTGTGGCGGATCCGCGTCGAGGAACGGATGCTCTTCGGCGTCCCGGGGTACCCCGCGTTCGCCGCCGGCCGAGCCCGGCTGGTCCCGGGGGTGTGGTGA
- a CDS encoding PEP/pyruvate-binding domain-containing protein, which translates to MTVELLRDGPRLTDPAAVGNKFARQAELRAAGFRVPEFFCVPVEAFDAALARAAAEDPADRRRVLSRGGVPEPLAGRLLAAFDELAGPDGVVAVRACVVGDGEDSAADPFAGMSDSFLNVGREALLARVAECWASAFTDRAVAYRRLRGADPGGARVAVGVQRMVPAARSFVAFSRDPRTGAAHHLVAAAYGLGEGVVQELADVDHFAHDPATGRVTRTVVPKHRMVAPDPARAGEPRVTGVPAGLRAAPVLTDAEVRAIGALAARVAAHFGAPQDIEGALTADGTIELVQARPIVFAGDDPAPASGVLWTNHNLTESFPGVTCALTYSQAQEFYEVCFRGFYRRIGVPARRLDRHAGDLARMIGLLDGRVYYQLDAWYRLHALMPGWGQLRPTWQRTLGLSGDELDDAPPLPRHGWLTTLRALPRAVASLLGHPLAVRRFLTWWDDLAAATGPLDGVAPEELVRRYRRIWAEFVGPWPVTLLNGYFLLVGLTVTQRLLARWTDGDPALLVGLLPGGPENRSLLALRSALRLATRLRRDPRLAAALADGTDREVHDAIVGGRFGSDVAEAFAEHLRRYGDRTVHDLKLEVRTPRQDPWRLIGVLRPLVASGETAEGNRAAERNARRDGVRRLRRACPSPARRIALGLCVRALRRFVKAREDTRLCRSQLYGVSRDILYRLGAVLAADGRLADAGDVVHLRVDEVLGAIDGTGGTAGLADLAARRRAELEAWREKPAPPAYLSPDGPGRDAARSGPAPGDVLRGLASSRGVVRARAAVVLDPTAPVEDCRDRILVARETDPGWLYLMTAAKGIVVERGSLLSHTAITGRLLGIPTVVAVPGATTAIADGGWIELDGAAGTVRLLRTEEVA; encoded by the coding sequence GTGACCGTGGAGCTCCTGCGCGACGGCCCGCGGCTGACCGACCCCGCCGCCGTCGGGAACAAGTTCGCCCGCCAGGCCGAGCTCCGCGCCGCGGGCTTCCGGGTCCCGGAGTTCTTCTGCGTGCCGGTGGAGGCGTTCGACGCCGCTCTCGCCCGTGCGGCCGCCGAGGACCCCGCCGACCGGCGGCGGGTGCTGAGCCGCGGCGGGGTCCCGGAGCCGCTGGCCGGGCGGCTGCTGGCGGCGTTCGACGAGCTCGCCGGTCCGGACGGCGTGGTCGCCGTGCGCGCCTGCGTCGTCGGCGACGGGGAGGACAGCGCGGCCGACCCGTTCGCCGGGATGAGCGACAGCTTCCTGAACGTGGGCCGCGAGGCCCTGCTCGCCCGGGTCGCCGAGTGCTGGGCGTCCGCGTTCACCGACCGGGCGGTGGCCTACCGGCGGCTGCGCGGCGCGGACCCGGGCGGGGCGCGGGTCGCGGTCGGCGTGCAGCGCATGGTGCCGGCGGCCCGCTCGTTCGTCGCGTTCAGCCGGGATCCGCGCACCGGGGCCGCGCACCACCTGGTCGCGGCCGCGTACGGCCTCGGCGAAGGCGTGGTTCAGGAGCTCGCCGACGTCGACCACTTCGCGCACGACCCCGCGACCGGCCGCGTGACGCGCACGGTCGTGCCGAAGCACCGCATGGTCGCCCCCGATCCCGCCCGCGCGGGGGAGCCGCGGGTGACCGGAGTCCCGGCCGGGCTCCGCGCCGCACCGGTGTTGACCGACGCCGAGGTGCGGGCTATCGGCGCTCTCGCCGCGCGGGTGGCCGCGCACTTCGGTGCCCCGCAGGACATCGAGGGGGCCCTGACCGCGGACGGGACGATCGAACTCGTCCAGGCGCGCCCGATCGTCTTCGCCGGGGACGACCCGGCCCCCGCGTCCGGTGTCCTCTGGACCAACCACAACCTGACCGAGAGCTTCCCGGGCGTCACCTGCGCGCTCACCTACTCGCAGGCCCAGGAGTTCTACGAGGTCTGCTTCCGCGGGTTCTACCGCCGGATCGGCGTGCCCGCCCGGCGGCTCGACCGGCACGCCGGCGACCTCGCGCGGATGATCGGGCTGCTCGACGGGCGCGTCTACTACCAGCTCGACGCCTGGTACCGGCTGCACGCCCTGATGCCGGGCTGGGGACAGCTGCGCCCGACGTGGCAGCGGACGCTGGGCCTGTCCGGCGACGAGCTCGACGACGCGCCGCCGCTGCCCCGGCACGGGTGGCTGACGACGCTCCGGGCGCTGCCCCGCGCGGTCGCGAGCCTGCTCGGGCACCCGCTCGCCGTGCGCCGCTTCCTGACGTGGTGGGACGATCTCGCCGCGGCCACCGGGCCGCTCGACGGCGTCGCGCCGGAGGAGCTGGTCCGCCGGTACCGCCGGATCTGGGCGGAGTTCGTCGGGCCGTGGCCGGTCACCCTGCTCAACGGCTACTTCCTGCTCGTCGGCCTGACCGTCACGCAACGGCTGCTGGCCCGCTGGACCGACGGCGACCCGGCGCTGCTCGTCGGGCTGCTGCCCGGCGGCCCGGAGAACCGCTCGCTGCTGGCCCTGCGGTCGGCGTTGCGGCTGGCCACGCGCTTGCGGCGGGACCCGCGGCTGGCCGCGGCGCTGGCGGACGGCACCGACCGGGAGGTGCACGACGCGATCGTCGGCGGCCGGTTCGGCAGCGACGTCGCCGAGGCGTTCGCGGAGCACCTGCGCCGGTACGGCGACCGGACCGTGCACGACCTGAAGCTCGAGGTCCGCACACCGCGCCAGGACCCGTGGCGGCTGATCGGCGTGCTGCGCCCGCTGGTGGCGAGCGGCGAGACCGCCGAGGGCAACCGCGCCGCGGAGCGCAACGCCCGCCGCGACGGCGTCCGGCGGCTGCGCCGGGCCTGCCCGAGCCCGGCGCGCCGGATCGCGCTCGGGCTCTGCGTGCGGGCGCTGCGGCGGTTCGTCAAGGCCCGCGAGGACACCCGGTTGTGCCGCAGTCAGCTCTACGGCGTCAGCCGCGACATCCTCTACCGGCTGGGTGCCGTCCTGGCCGCCGACGGCCGGCTCGCCGACGCCGGCGACGTCGTCCACCTGCGCGTGGACGAGGTGCTCGGCGCGATCGACGGCACGGGCGGGACGGCCGGGCTCGCGGACCTGGCCGCGCGGCGCCGGGCGGAACTCGAGGCGTGGCGCGAAAAACCCGCGCCGCCGGCCTACCTGTCCCCGGACGGCCCCGGCCGCGACGCCGCACGCAGCGGCCCCGCGCCGGGCGACGTCCTGCGGGGACTGGCGTCCAGCCGCGGCGTCGTCCGGGCCCGGGCGGCGGTGGTGCTCGACCCGACCGCCCCGGTCGAGGACTGCCGGGACCGCATCCTCGTCGCGCGCGAGACCGATCCCGGCTGGCTGTACCTGATGACCGCGGCGAAGGGCATCGTCGTCGAACGCGGCAGCCTGCTGTCGCACACCGCGATCACCGGACGGCTGCTGGGCATCCCGACCGTGGTGGCCGTGCCCGGCGCCACCACCGCCATCGCCGACGGCGGCTGGATCGAGCTGGACGGCGCGGCCGGCACGGTCCGGCTGCTGCGCACAGAGGAGGTTGCCTGA
- a CDS encoding cytochrome P450 codes for MSAPSFPFAEGPGLEPPPEYREILGAGALCPVTLAGGRPAVLATRFDDVRTVLGDPRFSREAHGALFDREAGSLALLLTDPPVHTRRRRTVAAGFTARRAEAARPGLAALAAELIAGLRARGTEAELVEEFAVPFTLAVISDLLGVPATDRGRFRPWVNAMMSRGHASPAEVAEGHRAMHEYFTALVDEIWAGRAPREGIIADLAPVPGRADELSREEAIVMSAGLLVAGYESTSNQLASCVYLLLTDRARWESLRGEPAALDRAIEEMLRWTSFTTGGGTPHVATEDVRLTDRMVRRGEVVVPLTDAANRDAEVFADPQRLDLAREHNPHVAFGAGRHRCLGAELARAELQTGLAVLLRELPGLELAVPEGALRWRREMQVSGLWELPVRWAGDAR; via the coding sequence ATGAGCGCCCCGTCGTTCCCGTTCGCCGAAGGACCCGGCCTCGAACCGCCGCCGGAGTACCGGGAGATCCTCGGCGCCGGCGCGCTGTGCCCGGTGACGCTGGCGGGCGGGCGGCCCGCGGTGCTCGCCACGCGCTTCGACGACGTGCGGACCGTGCTCGGCGACCCGAGGTTCAGCCGCGAGGCCCACGGCGCGTTGTTCGACCGCGAGGCCGGCTCGCTCGCGCTGCTGCTGACCGACCCGCCGGTGCACACCCGGCGGCGCCGGACGGTCGCGGCCGGCTTCACGGCGCGGCGGGCCGAGGCCGCGCGCCCGGGACTGGCCGCGCTGGCGGCCGAGCTGATCGCCGGGCTGCGGGCGCGGGGCACCGAAGCGGAGCTCGTCGAGGAGTTCGCGGTGCCGTTCACGCTCGCGGTGATCAGCGATCTGCTCGGGGTGCCGGCCACGGACCGGGGCCGGTTCCGGCCGTGGGTCAACGCGATGATGTCGCGTGGCCACGCGTCGCCGGCGGAGGTCGCCGAGGGGCACCGCGCGATGCACGAGTACTTCACCGCGCTGGTCGACGAGATCTGGGCTGGCCGCGCCCCGCGCGAGGGCATCATCGCCGACCTCGCCCCGGTTCCCGGCCGGGCGGACGAGCTTTCGCGCGAGGAAGCCATCGTGATGAGCGCCGGGCTGCTCGTCGCGGGCTACGAGTCGACGAGCAACCAGCTCGCGTCGTGCGTCTACCTGCTGCTGACCGACCGCGCCCGCTGGGAGTCGCTGCGGGGCGAACCGGCGGCGCTCGACCGGGCGATCGAGGAGATGCTGCGCTGGACGTCGTTCACCACCGGCGGCGGCACCCCGCACGTCGCGACCGAGGACGTCCGGCTGACCGACCGGATGGTGCGCCGCGGCGAGGTGGTGGTGCCGCTGACCGACGCGGCCAACCGCGACGCCGAGGTGTTCGCCGACCCGCAGCGGCTGGACCTGGCCAGGGAACACAACCCGCACGTGGCGTTCGGTGCCGGGCGGCACCGGTGCCTCGGCGCCGAACTGGCGCGGGCCGAACTGCAGACCGGCCTCGCGGTCCTGCTGCGTGAACTGCCCGGACTCGAACTCGCGGTGCCCGAAGGGGCCCTGCGCTGGCGGAGGGAGATGCAGGTGAGCGGTTTGTGGGAGCTTCCGGTGCGCTGGGCGGGTGACGCGCGATGA